From the genome of Rhododendron vialii isolate Sample 1 chromosome 10a, ASM3025357v1:
TCACGCTCCAGAAAAGGCTCCCGTCTATCCTCCAACGTTTCACTACCCTCACGCTCCAGAAAAGGCTCCCGTCTATCCTCCAACCAAGTCCGTAGCCCCAACCCCAGAACCGGAGGCTCCTAAACGTGGTAGTAGTTCAAAACTCaaacagaaaatgaacaaaaaacacCAATTTCTTTTCATACTACctgcttttactatttttcgTTGCTTGACAATGTGCGAAACTATATTGCAGGTTGTGACGGCCTGTGTTTGGACTACTGCAAACCGATTCTTACTCCAAAGAAGAGGATGTGCCAGAGAGTCTGCACTGAATGTTGTGCCAAGTGCGACTGCGTGCCTGAGAAAGGTGCAACGTGCAAAAACTGGGACGTCGTCCTGTACCACGGTGTATCCGTCAGGTGTCCTTGAGATGAACAGAAATGTCCTTAGCCATCGTCTCCCTGTTGTGTTCGATTGTGttatttcggtcttttttgcGTTCAAGTGTTTTTTCGTTGTTCACGTGTTGTAAACCCTATGGCGGATGGAAATCGATTGTTGTTTGTAACCTGTTTTCTTTAGGACAATGGTCGATGTAGAGCACATGCAATGGAGATTCTATTGAGAAGTGCTACGATCACCGCACCATTTCCATCGCTACTATTCAGTTTCATTCCTACAAATTCATAAAAATAGAACTCGCCATTACTTTAGAAAACTCCCtctaacaaaatgaaaagtcatAATCCactaaaatcaaaacaagtttattattttttcaactcCTCATACATCAGTAAATGTTCTTAGGGGCAGCTTCCTTGCAGATAGCCTAAAGCCCTGTTTGATGCCGGTTGCAGGAAATGGGCGTGCCAAGCGGCCGATCCGACCATTCATCTCGACACAAACGTCTCAGATTGAATCTGAGTGCatacaaatctgagccgtcgaTTACTCAGCAAAGATCCGAGCTatcgattgccgagatgaatgaTCGGATCGGTCGCTTGGCACCTGCTTGGCAgggaggtgcttggcagcatccttCATTCTGGATATttagtgtacaccaaatggtacacATGGTATTATTGTCCAATTACATTAAGTCTAGGATTACCGCACCATTTTCACCCTTCCATGTGAGGCCCGGAATACAGAAAAATACccatatatgtaaaatatttttttatggagccatGTAAAAAAACAGTTCAATCGCGTATCGGTAACTatgttttctaaatttgtaGGAACGAAACTGAGTAGTAGCGGTGGAAATGGTGCGGTGATCATAGCACTTCTCGTCCACTTAATACTCTTGTCCATTGTCCAACTCACCATCCTGCCATTGAACACATTGTAAATGGTACGTCCAAATCTAATCAATCCAATCCGGTGCACTTGAAACAAGGCAACTGGAAAGCATTAATCCGTAGATTCCCTACTCATTCTCGATCTCAATACCTTCCGAAACAATCAATCAACTGTCTTGCCTCCTTACAGATAATGGTGTTGTGTGATGGAGTAATACTCTCTGATAGAGGTGACAGAGTATTACACATGCACTCCCATTTTAAGCACCGAAAAAAGAAGTATAACAATAACATGCATCAAACATGGCGTGTCTGATAAAATACTTAGGACTACGTCTTACCTCTTTGTCATGTTCAATTTGTGTCAACCATCATTTTCTCATGTTAAAGCCAGGTGGGGTAACATATGcccaaaaatcatatgtttgggcaaatttcactgacaccTCCCAAGGTTTGCTTTAATGACAGATACCCCTATCACATATGAGAAATGACTTAAAACTCCATGTGGTTTTAATGTTCATTTCATCAACACCAACTAACAACTGTTCAACCAAGCACGCGATATAATTAGCTTAAAGtgtctttttaataatagaatatataataaaaagctttcaattaacaattttttgatCCAAAAGTATTAAATTTGTCTTTTCTGACAAAAAAAAGGTCTTTtgaatagttaaaaaaaagttattaatacattttatcctctcttttttttattttttatcaaaacaacTTCTTCAATGGGTTAAAACgtcattttgattcaaaataagTGAGagtttgtagtttttttttttatcactttttattatcaaaaagaGCTAACTTTTAGATCTAAGTGACTTTTGGTTCATTCCATCACGTGTTTGGACATACAATTGTCGATTGATGGTGTTGTTGAAATGGACATAGAAACCATAGagatttattgttatttctcatACGTGAAAGGTGTACCAGTCATTAAGGCAAATTTCAGGTGTTATCAGTGAAATTTAGCTGCACCAGTCACTACCGAGATGCTAGCGGCAAatggagtgacaaaattaaCCATCACGGGTTGGTCGGATGGTCAAGCCATAAGCCTGAGATTTAGGGGTTGAGCCATGCTACCAACGCAACAACTTTTATAATATTGTGCACAATATATCAACTATCAACTCTTATAGGCCAGTAGTCGATACAGGGTTTTTTATCGGGTTTAATAGGGCCTCAGTTAGCCCGCAGTTGAATTGGTGCCCCAAATTAGTAGGTGCGTGTGTAAGCCGGCCCGGAGATtgggttataaaaaaaaacaattgttgTGACAAAATCGAGGTGGTTAAAAAGGAGAGTGATACGAGGTATCTAGGATTCTCTCCCATCGTAGTTCAAAACCGACCCTCACCCAATGACCACAAGTTGCAAGTTGGAGTTAAAAACTTTAGGTGGGTTAGCGAATATATGCTTAGCAGACAAGACAACCATCGAGGTTGGTGAAGCTTCAAGCACAAAATATCAAGACTCAATGCATTATTAAGGAAATATATAGTACCGTATTGTTTGGGAGtgaaatgagtgatcacttaatataacATTTTAGCATGCACATGGGGAATCTCAATTAAAGTACTAATGCAACCTTAGACAGGGTTCTCAACAGTCGCGTTTTCTTCTACGTGTATTTGGTTCCTTTTTTAACTGCAAAAGTATGCAGTTGACACAAAAATCTCTCACCCATCTTTTGGTTCTGTTTTGCAATGACATGGGGAGTTATGGTTTTGCTCTTTGCCTACATGCTTATAGTCACTGCTAGGGTAAGTGTGATGAAATCGCATGGAATACACAAGCAATAGGCTGATCCAATTTTTCTCGCGTTTCTTTGAATTTTCTTAGTTACTTGAGATTGATGCATTGATCTCAAACTACTTTCTTCTTCTGTTCTATGTTTCCTCTTTCGAAGCTGACTTGGTGGTTGCAATGGTAATGACTGGATAATAACTGAAAACATTTCAGCATGAAGGTTTACGAATGAAAGAAGGGAAATCCATTGAGCAGAAAATTTTACCGAAAATTATATCCAAATCCTGCGATGGCAGCCTGGATTCGTTCTAGCTAGGAATGCAATGCTAGCGCATTGTGCCCCGTacgcatttttgtttttcacgGGGCCTGCAAGGTGGTGCATACTGTGCAAACATAATAGCTTATTGATAgtagttttgttttcattttacgTGTGTTATTGCTAGCAAGTATCGATAGCCAAATGTATCCATTGTGCTAATTTGTGTAGCAGTAACATGGCATTCTCCAACAAAAACAGTACTATCATATGTAAAATAGGGATTTCCTTGAGCAATCATATTGACTTGAtttggaatttggttatttttgtagcACCCTCCAGTAATGGGCGCCCCTGCCTACGCCCCAGAAAATCCTCAAGCTCATCCTCCCAAAAAGGCTCCCGTCTATCCTCCAAGCAAGCCCGTAGTCCTAACCCCAGAACTGGAGGCTCCTCAACGTGGTAgtatttcaaaaatcaaacagaagATGAACAAAAAACACCAATTCTTTTCATACTACctgcttttactattttttcgTTACTtcggttattattttttattttgttggtggCAATGTGCATAGCTATATTGCAGGTTGTGACCAGCTGTGTTTGGACTACTGCAGACCAGTTAGTACTCCAATGAAGAGGATATGCCAGAGAGCGTGCTCTGAATGTTGTTCCAAGTGCAACTGTGTGCCTAGAAGATACAGGAAGTGCAGCAACTGAGAGACCGTCTTGTACCTCGGTGTATCCGTCATGTATCCTTAAGATGAACAGAAATGTCCTTATgctttccgtttgaccaaaaaaaaaggacagaaaTGTACTTAGGAGTCATCTCAGTGTTGTGATTCGTCGTGTTATTTCAATCTGTTTGTGTTCAAGTGTTTCTGTTGTTTGCAAGCATATCATGTTCACATGTTGTAAACCGACCTATGACGGATGGAACATAGATTGTTGTTGCACCCTGTTTTCTTTAGGACAACCTCGCGATGTAGAGTACATGCAATGGAGATTTTTAGACCGTGAATGAATTCAGAATACCTTTAAATGACTGAATATAGAAACTATATCTAGAGATGTCATGAGGATCCTCATTTATCTAAGCAACTTGAAATTCAACAGAATGCATTTTACATGTTGATGGATATTGAAGTAATTATTTGGTCACGTACAAGCTAGCCGTCTAGCTATGGTTAGATAGAACAAATGTGGCTCAGTTCCAACTCAaaaattgttgttgttttttcaTGTTATGGGGTATCGAAGACTGACTTTAGTTGCCAACCCTAGTCAGCAAGCTTATAGTAAAGGGGCTATCGCCGCAGCTTACTAGGCGTTGGTTCTATCCCAGCCAAGCAACCAAAGCCGGGAACCTAGGCAGGAATactgaaagaaaagaaaaaaaaatccatccaTGTCAAATCATAAATGGAGATGAGGTATGGCGGAGAGCTTATCCGGTTGATAGAATACGAGATTGGTAGCCTAATACAACAAACCAAGCAAGTTCATGAACAAAATTATCAACCTCTCTTCCAAAAATAAACTCACAAAATCTGACTGCCTTGAGTATTTTTACTAAGGCTAGCAAAAGGAAACACCACATGTGAAGAGACCATAGGGGGAAAGATCTTACTGGCACTGCGTATATAGTATTAAACTACAGGTAGTGGAAGGCTCTTGGCAAGTTGCAGTGTTAGGATTTGTAACTTAGACCAGTACCCATTTTGCACTGCTGGCCTTTGATGGGTAACAAATTATTATTGTAGCCAGTTCATTGCAACTTGCAAACCTAacaagccaaacattccaaactttgGAGCCaccggggtttttttttcccgatcgTCAACTTCAAGGTCCcggaattagtcaaggtgcatgCAAGCTAGCCCAAAAGAACCCAATAGTTACTGGGAAGTAAGGTTAGTGATGAAAGCCTTGAAATGCATCTTTAGCTCCAAGTTCCTGAGATAGATCTGGTGTGCCAGTTAATAAACTATTCTCAGCACACAGACAATCTGATGAGAAGAGATAATGTTAGTTTAGAAGACACAGAAATATGATGAGTAGAGATAATATTAGTTAGACAGACACAGTTCTTGTGGCATGTGGGTTGAACCCTTCACAGTCAGAGTTAGCTCAGGGACACACACAGCTAATTCTTGACTAATGTCTTCTCTATGTTCTTACAGCGCCTCTGGATTGTCCAATTTCATGAGAAAGAAAGGGTTGTGGTCTCTCACAAAATCTCATccattttttgtgagaaatggtgagaaacaaaataaGCCTTCCATTTACACACATTCCTCATCATTTCTCAcctatttatccaaaaaaaaataaaaaaagtggaGAGAATCCCTTCGctattctcttcttttctcacgaaatccctcaatccaaaggggctgttaaTGAATCTGGCTTTCGATTTGACAAAAAACGGCCAAGTTGGGAACAGTGATGTGCATCTCTCAGACTCTATAAAAGCCCCATTAGCTTCATTCTACTTCTATCATCTCCTAGCCAAGAATACATCTTTAGACACTTAAAACTCCTCTCTGCTTCTTTTCTTCAATACTGACTGTTTTTGCAATGGGTTTGAAACCTATGCTCTTTCTGCTAGCTTTACTTATTGTGGTTACATCAAGGGTAATGCCTCTTTTCTTAACCCTTATTTGTATACTTTTctgaaaactaaaactaaaaatgaaatgaGCAATTAATTACTTGAAAAACTATCTTCATTGGGTTCCACAATCATGCTCTCAAACAATTTGAAGCAAAGATTCTTATTTCCCTTGTTCCAATGAGTTTCTAATTTTGTATGTGTTGTTTGCTTTCCTAGGCTTCATCGAAGGATGAGGAATCATTGACAGAGGTAATATTAGAAACTATATGTGTCTGActtcttttcgttttttgtCTTGCTAGATATGCTATCTTCTATGTTAAATGTCGGGTGCAAATACGTGTCTAAGTACTGGATTAATGTAATTTTCATTTCAAGGATAAAGGGACAAGCCGGAATATTTGAAATCTTTAATTCACaatttctattttctagttgTCTTAGACCCTTCCATGCATATTGTGAGACTTTTATACATAGCTCGTGAGAAATTTGATATATGATCGCTAAGTTATTGTTTGACTAAACTTGTTGGACACGGATCCCATTCCCTTATCCAAGTGTTGAGTATCCAATGCGGGTACTTTATATATACATTTTAAACAATCCATGTAACAAAAAATTGATAGCTCAATAAATTGATTTTTCTGGTAACTTTGGTTAAAACATGACCAATACAGCAAATATTTTTGGTGATGTTTCAGCTTCCCATCACATGAATCAGGGCACAGTTCTAAATAACGGGCCGGACACCTGGCTTATCAAAAGTTCTTAATAATGGACTATAGTGGTCTATTCTTAAGAAGTTGCTGACTTTAACTTCATCTCTTTTTGGAGGATATCACTCAGTAATTAGGCACTTGACGGTCTATTTTGATATGGTAGTTGAATTATTTTCTTCTGCAGTGAACATTTTTAAGCTTTTGATCAAAAACTTTATGAGTCGgaactctaaaatattttatccaaccctgaaaaagttttaaaaagacaaaaacggTCTGTTTAGGAAAAGTTAGTCCACATTCAGCTGAATAAGCTATGTCTGGAAAACTAAGCTAGATTGATTGAACATCAAATTTGATAACTTGATTTAGGTATCAGGCCCATCTCACAGCCCAGTGGGGGCACCAGCACCGGCTCAAGCTAAACTCCCAGCCAAGGCACCAGCTCCAGTTCCCTCTGTCAAGCCACCAGTACTTCCTCCTCCCCCAGCCAAGAAGCCGACACAAATAGGTAGCTCATGTTTACcctaaaacaaaaaggaaaaaaatacatttttacaAAATACTTATATATGTGGTTGACATTGCATGTCAATTTCTGTTTTGTGCAGAATGCAACCCCCTCTGTGTGGGAAGGTGCAAATTACACTCAAGGAAGCAGGTCTGCCTAAGGGCTTGTATGACCTGTTGTGACCGATGCAAGTGCGTTCCACCGGGAACTTATGGAAACCGCGAGAAGTGTGGTAAGTGCTACACTGACATGACCACAACTGGCGGCAGGCCTAAATGCCCTTGAAGTTCAACAAGAAGATCGAAGCCGTTGTTTCATCGGCTGAATAATGTAATAAGTCTGACACAAATTTGTGTATGGAAAGAGAATAAATTGTTTTCCATTGATATGAATGGCAAAGTTTTTTCGCCCTGTGCTTATTAAATCTTCATTTTCAtggaaaattttccttttggctCTAGCAAGTTAATCAACTACTATCTTAATTCTTAACACAAAGCAGCAACCTAAAAACAATTGGGATCTGCAGAGACCTTCAATATAGAAAAAGGAATCATGGGTTAGTACCATCTTCTTATGTCTTTGCTGCTTATTCCTAGCAAAATTTTTGATTGTCCAAAGGACTGAAAAGGCCATAATATTGAAACTGCTACCAAGCTGTTATCAGGTAGGTTGGATTCATTTTAAGGCAAAATAATATTAAGATTTTCTGAGGATAAATTTGAGAGTGATGGCTCTTTATGGCATAGACTTTGTCCTTTGACATATTTATAGGTTTATGTCTTCCCCTCTTTTAAGACGACTCATAATTATCTCAAAGGGGTTGGTTGAGTGGGAACATATCAACAAGCAAGAAGCTTACACCTCCAAACTTGTAGGTTCCACTCCCACTGTCAACAAAACACTCTTTCGGCCCCTGGAGCCACTAGAGCTTTGCTCGGTCACGAACTTCAGAGCTTGAGATTAGTCGATGTGCACGTAAGTTGAGCTGGTCATCTAGTTACTAAAAAGGGACCGagactcataattttttattttcgaaaTTTGGAGGGCGATGAGTGACACGTATTTTTACTTGTCTTGTGTATGTTTTCTTTGTAGCAGTGTTTTTTAATGGACTCATtgtcctccctctctcttgtaTTCATTTGCTTCTGTAATAGTACTGTCTCTTTTGTTGATTTGAACAAGAGAGTTGACCTACTAACAGTTGAGAAGCATCCAATGTCACACATTGTCCTTGTTTCTTTGGCATTGCCTCCAGGCCTGCAGCAACCCACAACCTGTCACAATTCACATTCCTCTTTCTGTCGTTTGGTCTTTTGCCTTACAATCCCAAGTTTTGACTTAAGCATATGGCTATCACACTAGAAGCTCATGAAAATTAGCTCTGATGTATGATAGTAAATATGGATCTTCACCACCGACTCGTTACTCTAGATGGTGAAGATGTTATCGAGTGTGAACCAGTGTGAACCAATATTGAGTTATTTACACAAaggatggaaaaaaaattacagtaaaCCAAATAATTATGCAATATTTGCATGTGTAAAACGCAAAGATTATTTAGCCACTATGTTTATAGAAACCATAACCATAAATGCACTAGAGCAGTTGCTATATCCAAGGTGACCTAGTTACCTAGTTTGGTTCCTTTTAGAATTACGATTTTATTTTAATGaagaattttctttcttttcattttaagattttattagtcttttattttattttattttattttccttgtttATAATTTCTTGATTAGCAAGAAATTAGTTTGATTCCTACCTAAATTAGGATTTCTCTGCTTACATATAGGGTTGTAAGCCTAAGGGCAAAGCATGTTTTATCcaatcattcaataaaaattagagttctctctatttttcttgtacTCAAGGGGGTTATCTCtttcttgtggattcaagagCCCGTTTCTTAGAACGATATATTGAACCCAATCTTCTACTAGAACCCAATCGTCTACTAGAACAATATCTAGTCTTTCTTCCGCTACAACGCTGCGTAAGCGTTTGTTTACCTCACCACGTATGAGTCAGGGGGCTGCACGTGCCTGAGGAGTGTTGGAACTTGTCCCACCTTGGTTAATATAACATCCAAACATagaattggttttgagttggatgttacaaactttttttttgttttttgaaactGTCAATTTCATTCCAAAGCCTGAAAGCAATACAGATTCCATCAAATGATacaaaaaagaaccaaaactaccaagacttCGACATAGGCACCCCCTGCAAGCAGGACCGACAAAACGCCTAGATTAGAAACCAATCTAGGTTCTCTTAACGGACCCCAGCTCAAACCCATAGTAAACAAAAAGCACAACTGAAATCTGAAAATGCACATAACAATCTTAAAACTTAAGTTGGATGTTACAAACTCACAACTCTAGAATAGCGTGGTTTTCATCTCCAACCTCAGATCCGATTGATCCAATGGCCAATCTCCCAATCCTGCAATTCGAAGAGCGAATCGTGGAGACAGTGGAGCGGAACCCTGTGGTGGTAATCATTGGAGAAACTGGTTCGGGAAAGACTAAAGAGCACTCAGCTCTCGCAAATACTCCACAAAAGGGGCTACACCAAATCCGGTCGAACCATCGCCGTTACGCAGCCTCGTCGAGTAGCCGCGGTTTCCGTGTCCAGACGTGTTGCAGAGGAGCTTGAAGTGCGGTTCGGGGAGGAAGTGGGCTACGCGATTCGATTCGAATATAGGACTTCGGAGAAGACGTGTATCAAGTATCTCACCGACGGCGTTCTTCTCCGCGAATGCCTTTCGAACCCCGAGCTCAACCGGTATTCCGCCATCATATTGGACGAAGCTCATGAAAGAAGTCTAAACACGGATATATTGCTGGGCTGAAGAAACGGTTGATTAAAACGCGTTCGTTGAATCTCAAGGTTTTGATCACTTCGGCTACTCTTGATGCCGAAAAAGTGTCGAGATTCTTCTCCGATTGCCCTGTACTCAATGTTCCCGGGAAGAGTTATTCCCCATCGAGATGCGCTACAGCCCAGAACGCCCGGCAAGTTATCTTGAATCTTCTTTGAAAACGGCCATTGATATACATGTTTGGGAACCCGAAGGCGATATCTTGATATTCATGACCGGACAGGACGACATAGAGAAGTTGGTC
Proteins encoded in this window:
- the LOC131304005 gene encoding gibberellin-regulated protein 14-like isoform X2 produces the protein MTRGVMVLLSACMLIVITARVSSLESDLAVAMHPPGMAPAYAPEKPHYPHAPEKAPVYPPTFHYPHAPEKAPVYPPTKSVAPTPEPEAPKRCDGLCLDYCKPILTPKKRMCQRVCTECCAKCDCVPEKGATCKNWDVVLYHGVSVRCP
- the LOC131304005 gene encoding gibberellin-regulated protein 14-like isoform X1, with the protein product MTRGVMVLLSACMLIVITARVSSLESDLAVAMHPPGMAPAYAPEKPHYPHAPEKAPVYPPTFHYPHAPEKAPVYPPTKSVAPTPEPEAPKRGCDGLCLDYCKPILTPKKRMCQRVCTECCAKCDCVPEKGATCKNWDVVLYHGVSVRCP
- the LOC131304705 gene encoding gibberellin-regulated protein 14-like → MGLKPMLFLLALLIVVTSRASSKDEESLTEVSGPSHSPVGAPAPAQAKLPAKAPAPVPSVKPPVLPPPPAKKPTQIECNPLCVGRCKLHSRKQVCLRACMTCCDRCKCVPPGTYGNREKCGKCYTDMTTTGGRPKCP